The DNA segment ATCTACTTTTTTCCAATCAGTTAACTCGTAGGTTTTTGAAGTATCTTTTGGACCATTAGTTATAAACATTATAAATAAAATTGCTAATTTATTAAATGTGTCCAAACTTGGATAATCTAATCTACCAGCAAATACCTCTTTAGTTGAAGGATTCCATTTTACTTTTTTTAAGAATTTTATTAAATAAGGGTTAGTCTCAGGAGTTGATTTTTCTGGTTTTCTTGCTGTTAAATTTAATGAAAAGAAAGCTGTTTTTAAATTATTTAATTCTTGTAAATTTTTTTGAATATATTCATAAACATTCTTTCTGTGATATCCGTACCTAACACTTGCCCCAATAACAACTTCATTAAAATCCTCTAACTTATATTCTGAAGATTTTTCTATTGAAACAATACTTACACTTTTTTTGCCTTTTAGTTTCTTATAAATATATTCGCATATATTTTTTGTATGACCATCAACAGTAGAATATAAAATTAAAACCTTTGATTTTCTCCAGAACATTATTTTATTTATCAACTTAAATAATCCTACTTATTAATTTACACAAAATACAATAATATCAACATCTATGAATAATTCTAAAATAATTTCTCATATCCAAATTTAATCGCAATTGAAATAATCATATATATCTTTTGCTGTATTGCTCCCAAGTCCCTTTACTTTCATTAGTTCTTCTTTACTAGCAATTCTTATTGCATCTACAGAATTAAAATGCTCTAATAAATCCTTTATTCTTGAAGAACCTAATCCTGGTATCTGAGTAAGTTGTGACCTGTTCATTCTCCTAGATCTCTTATTGCGATGAAATGAAAGTGCAAATCTATGTGCTTCATCTCTTAATCTTCTTAGGAGCATTACTCCCTTTTGATTCATATCCGTATTAAGAGGTTTTGTTAATCCAGGTACATAAATTTCTTCATTCTTTTTTGCTAAGGAACATAGAATAACATCTTTTTCTAAATCAAGTTCTTCCAAAGCCTTATAAGCGGAGTTTAGTTGCCCTTTACCTCCATCAATCATTACCAAATCAGGCCAGTCAGAAAATAGTTCATTATCAAGACTACTTTGTTTAGTATTATTTATGGTACTTAGATTCCCTCCATTTTGTTTATATCTAGACCATTTTCTAAATCTTCTATGAATAACCTCATATATTGAAGCGTAATCGTCGCTATGACCTATGTAAACATTAGAGTCTTTTATTTTATATTTTCTATAATTTTGTTTCGATGGCAATCCATCTATAAACACAACTTGTGATGCTACTGGATCTGTACCTTGAATATGACTTATATCGTAGCCCTCTAATCTTCTTGGATGAATACTCAAATCTAGTATTTGAGATAAATCCTCAATAGCAGATTCATTATCTTGTATTCCATTTAATATTCTATTTAGTTCTAATCTTGCATTTTTTTGAACCATTTCAATTGTTTTTAATTTATTACTTCTTTTAGGATTAATTATTTTAACTTTTTTTTGTTTTATCTCACTAAGCCATTCTTCAATAATCTTTATTTTTTGGAAATTATATTGAACTAATATTTCAGAGGGAATTTCTATCCCTTCAACATTTATATAATGTTCTTCTAGAATTCTTTGAAGGATTTCACTTTCTTGAAGCCCATTCAATTTTTGACTATATCCAATACGACCAATTAATTTACCTGATCTCATCTGAAAGATTTGAATACTAGCTATATTTTTTTCCGAAACTATCCCGAAAATATCTCTATTTATGGAAGAATCAGGAATAGATATTTTTTGAGATTCAGTTAATAATCTTAGTCCGTTAATTTGATCTCTAATTTTTGCTGCTTTCTCATATTGAAGTTCAGTTGAATAAAAAGACATTTTTTTTTCAAGAATTTTAATTAAATCATCGTTTCTTCCTTGAAATACCATTGACGCTTGTTTCATTATTTTTTTGTATTCCTCTGATGATATTTTTTCTAGATCTACTCCTGTAATTTCACGATAAAAGGATTTTGATAATTTACTGTGTCTCAACGGAAAAATTTTTTTTATTAAAAATAATGTATTTCTTAAAAGACCAACATCTACATAAGGACCGTAATATCTATCTAAATTATTTCTATTCCTCCTTTTTCTAGTTATAAATATTTTTGGATATTTTTCACTCCATGTTATGCAAAGATATGGATATTTTTTATCATCTTTTAATAAAATATTAAAATATGGTTTATTGGTTTTTATTAAATTTGATTCTAAATTAAGAGCTTCATACTCACTGTCCGTGACGATAATATCTATCTCAGTTATCTGTCTTACCATTAAACATAATCTTGGTGAAAGATCAGCATAGTTATTGAAGTAACTACTTACCCTATTTCGAAGTGTTTTTGATTTTCCTATATAAAGTAAATTATTATCTAAATCCTTAAAAAGATAACATCCAGAACTCTTTGGTATTTCTGATAATCTTGATTTTAATAATTGCTTATTATTGATAAGTTTATATTCTATTTTAAAATTATATTTTTTATCCAATACTTTAGTTGAAGGATTATTCATCTATAGTTTCTAACCTCCATAATTCCATCCTGTACTATTTAAATTTAAAGATTCCACATCATTATTTAAATATGCTGTTAAAACTTCTCCAACAAAAACAGTATGATCACCATAGATAACATTACCTACAA comes from the Prochlorococcus marinus str. MIT 9515 genome and includes:
- the hemG gene encoding menaquinone-dependent protoporphyrinogen IX dehydrogenase, translating into MINKIMFWRKSKVLILYSTVDGHTKNICEYIYKKLKGKKSVSIVSIEKSSEYKLEDFNEVVIGASVRYGYHRKNVYEYIQKNLQELNNLKTAFFSLNLTARKPEKSTPETNPYLIKFLKKVKWNPSTKEVFAGRLDYPSLDTFNKLAILFIMFITNGPKDTSKTYELTDWKKVDKLINSISKL
- the uvrC gene encoding excinuclease ABC subunit UvrC; the encoded protein is MNNPSTKVLDKKYNFKIEYKLINNKQLLKSRLSEIPKSSGCYLFKDLDNNLLYIGKSKTLRNRVSSYFNNYADLSPRLCLMVRQITEIDIIVTDSEYEALNLESNLIKTNKPYFNILLKDDKKYPYLCITWSEKYPKIFITRKRRNRNNLDRYYGPYVDVGLLRNTLFLIKKIFPLRHSKLSKSFYREITGVDLEKISSEEYKKIMKQASMVFQGRNDDLIKILEKKMSFYSTELQYEKAAKIRDQINGLRLLTESQKISIPDSSINRDIFGIVSEKNIASIQIFQMRSGKLIGRIGYSQKLNGLQESEILQRILEEHYINVEGIEIPSEILVQYNFQKIKIIEEWLSEIKQKKVKIINPKRSNKLKTIEMVQKNARLELNRILNGIQDNESAIEDLSQILDLSIHPRRLEGYDISHIQGTDPVASQVVFIDGLPSKQNYRKYKIKDSNVYIGHSDDYASIYEVIHRRFRKWSRYKQNGGNLSTINNTKQSSLDNELFSDWPDLVMIDGGKGQLNSAYKALEELDLEKDVILCSLAKKNEEIYVPGLTKPLNTDMNQKGVMLLRRLRDEAHRFALSFHRNKRSRRMNRSQLTQIPGLGSSRIKDLLEHFNSVDAIRIASKEELMKVKGLGSNTAKDIYDYFNCD